A window of the Henckelia pumila isolate YLH828 chromosome 3, ASM3356847v2, whole genome shotgun sequence genome harbors these coding sequences:
- the LOC140890408 gene encoding peroxidase 47-like, whose translation MHARYTYNLPYYTFNTNIMFMKSGIDFRHTMIILMAMLIMISSGDKNGFWSMNMKGVADGLSMNYYMFSCPMAEMIVKNTVYNALQSDPTLAAALLRMHFHDCFIEGCDASVLIDSTKDNVAEKDSPANLSLRGYNIIDDAKEQLENQCPGVVSCADILAMAARDAVFFAGGPAYDIPKGRKDGSRSKIMDTINLPSPTFNTSELVRKFSQRGFTAQEMVALSGAHTLGMAKCSSFKSRLSNFDSTHDSDPSLNAQFARELSKTCSAGDNAEQTLDSTRNTFDNDYFNALQRKAGVLFSDQTLYVSDRTRGIVNGYAMNQAMFFFDFQRAVIKMGLLDIKQGSEGEIRYNCRKIN comes from the exons ATGCATGCGAGATATACATATAATCTTCCATATTATACCTTCAACACGAATATCATGTTTATGAAATCCGGCATTGATTTTCGACACACTATGATCATATTGATGGCAATGCTAATAATGATAAGTAGCGGTGATAAGAATGGATTTTGGAGTATGAATATGAAGGGAGTTGCGGATGGGCTGAGCATGAATTACTACATGTTTTCATGTCCGATGGCTGAGATGATAGTAAAGAACACTGTGTACAATGCTTTGCAATCTGATCCAACGCTTGCTGCTGCTCTTCTCAGAATGCATTTCCACGACTGCTTTATTGAGGGATGCGACGCGTCGGTGCTCATCGACTCCACCAAGGATAACGTGGCTGAGAAAGACTCCCCAGCAAATTTAAGCTTGAGGGGATACAATATCATCGATGACGCCAAGGAGCAGCTCGAAAATCAGTGCCCTGGAGTTGTTTCTTGTGCTGATATTCTTGCAATGGCTGCTAGGGATGCTGTTTTCTTT GCTGGAGGTCCAGCGTACGACATACCAAAAGGGAGAAAAGATGGGAGTAGATCCAAAATAATGGACACAATCAATCTGCCTTCGCCTACCTTTAACACTTCGGAGCTCGTAAGGAAGTTCAGCCAGCGTGGCTTCACTGCCCAAGAAATGGTGGCTTTGTCAG GGGCACACACACTGGGAATGGCAAAGTGTTCATCATTCAAGAGTCGATTGAGTAACTTCGACTCAACTCATGATTCAGATCCCAGTTTGAACGCACAGTTTGCAAGGGAACTTTCAAAAACATGCAGTGCAGGTGACAACGCAGAGCAAACCTTGGATTCAACAAGAAATACTTTCGACAATGATTACTTCAATGCCTTGCAAAGGAAGGCTGGAGTACTCTTCTCTGACCAGACATTGTATGTAAGTGACAGAACTCGAGGCATCGTTAATGGATACGCCATGAACCAAGCCATGTTCTTCTTCGACTTCCAGAGGGCAGTTATAAAAATGGGACTTCTTGATATCAAACAAGGTTCGGAGGGAGAGATTAGGTATAATTGTCGCAAGATCAATTAA